The Choloepus didactylus isolate mChoDid1 chromosome 24, mChoDid1.pri, whole genome shotgun sequence DNA window AGCAACACTTCAACTGCACTGGCAATTAGAACAGTGAAACAATAATACTTTTCTAAGCTGTAGAACAAAACATTGTCACATTACTATAAGGAAATATTGTTGAGGAAGTCCAACCTGacaaaataaattctagataATTGAAGGCCAGGGATCGCTGTCCCCAAGGAGCCTCCACTGGGGGAACCAAGGCCCATTATACAGGGTTGGGCTTCTTTATTTACCTCACTTCCCAACTACCCAAGCTcatttagcctctcccttgttaTGGAACTCAAGTTACAATGAAACAGGTAACctgagaaaataggaaaaaaacaacatggaagaaacaaATTGTGTCATATTTTAATGAAGAACCACAACCTACCATAGGACATCTAGAATGTGTAATGGGAACAGGATACGATTGTCATTTCTAGAGCTTTCTGCTCATAAGGTAAGTCAACTAAGTGGCAAAGCAGAACAGCTGTAAATATGCATGTTGTTATGTGTGTTTGCAAGTCTGGCTTATTATCAATTTATGgggagcaataaaataaaatacagtaccTTATAATCCAACACACTCTCCTGTTTCcaaattgtcttttgtaacaaAAGTTCTCATTCATTCACCACCTGACCTCACTTGGAAATAGGCTCTCTCCCCCTACTTTACTCTACATGCCATTCAAGATGCAAACCTCTTTCTTATTTATAACCTAACTTCTCCCTTTATGCAACCTATGGATCTTTCAAACTGCAAGGCCATCTGGTGTGCTCAAAATTGCATGGTTTTAATACTTTTAATACCCTGCATATTTCTTGAATTTAGCAGTTGCTCAGAACATGTTAGATCTCCTTCCAATCCTTCTGAGAATGCTTAGGCTTTGTTTCTCTAACCTGCACTGTTAGTTCAAAATACTGACCTACGTGCAGTAGCTGCATTCATTTAAACAGAGCTGCAATAACTTGCTATTTCACAATGAAACAATAcatctttcaaattaaaaagcagCACTAAATTTTgggaaaaccactgatttctccaTGAAGGGTAAAATTGGCAAGCAAATGCAAGCCCGGTTTGAGGCTTTCCAGTAAACctaacaatttttatttcttctcattctaTAAGGTAGAGCAAAAATATAAAGGATGAATGGAGTTCTTCTAGCTACcaattatcttctttctttccattctacAAGGTAAAGCAAACATGCAAGTATTGCTGTAGAGTTCTTAACCTATCAATTTACTCTGTTCTCATTCTTTAagatgaagcaaaaaaaaaaaaaaaaaatagagtggaaTAGAATGTATGGTGACCATAAGATAAGAACTTGGGGTTGTCAGCATCAAGTCACCTCACCAGTATATCCTATCATGACACTTTCCCCAATGGGTCTCCCAAATCAAACTATAGCCTAGAGCTGTCCTTCAGGTCAATCCATATGCACACACAGAGACTCCACCAATGAAAATGTTTGGGAcaagcttctcttaattttagACTTCCTATGTAGCAGAACAAAAGATAGagcagaaaaatgaagttattattATGTTTAATAGATTCTCTCCCTCATCAAAGGaaaatgtattgttttatttgaatGGTAATCAAATGAATAATTATACTTTGCACAAAATATTACTTTACTTTTCTGTGTGCATTGCTGTGGAGACCCTGCAAGCACTCCTTCACACGTGAGGAGCAACTCTTCATTCTCCGGGAGTTGGTGTGCCACAAATTCATCAAATAAGTTGCTAAGCTGTACAACAGAACATGTTGACATAGGGGTAATAGGGATACTGAGAAGTTTAACAACTTTGTGGCCACCCCTTTATCAATGTAGTATGTTGGTTGTTTATTCAGGATAATCGAAAGCACCCAGAGAAATTAAAGTTCAGCGAATACTACCTTATTATCTGCTTGCCAAATCTCCAAATGTTTCCACATATTAATTGTATGCCTCGATTCAATAATGCAGAAAGTAACCTTTTACAATCACTCATTAATGCTTATCTTAATTAGACCTTATCATTACATTTGAAGACAAAGCCAAATGTTACTTAAAGTCTGTCTCCCTCCTAGTTTTTCTCCATTTGGGGGCACAATGAGACAGTTGGTTTTATTGCAGAGTCAACATAATAACTATTTTCCCTTTACTCTCCTAGTTGTATACAAAACATGAGGAGAGAAAACGTGACATCCATGGTAGAATTTACCCTCCTTGGACTCTTCCCAGGAACAAGGCACATTGGCTTCCTCATCTGCACGATTTTCCTCGTCTATGTAGTTGCCATCACAGGAAACACCACCCTggtcctcctcctctctctggaTCCCCGTCTCCACAGCCCCATGTACTTCCTGCTCAGCCAGCTCTCCTTCATGGACATCTCCCTCATCTCCACCACTGTCCCCAAGATGCTCACCAACTATTTCTTAGGGACATCAGGAATTTCCTACAGTAGCTGTGTGACTCAGGTCTATTTCTACTCTGCCTTGGGAAGCAGCGAATGCATTCTGCTCACTCTGATGGCCTATGACCGATACATAGCTATTTGTAATCCCTTGAGATATATGGTTATTATGAATCCTAAAGTTTGTCTGCAAGTAGCTATTGTGTCCTGGGTTGGAGGAGCAATTAATTCTGCAGGTCATACCACATACACCATGCACTTTCCCAGATGTGGCTCAAGAGAAATCCAACATTTCTTCTGTGAGCTCCCAGCAGTCCTCAAGCTTTCATGTGAGGACACCTCACCTTATGAGAGGGCAGTGCTAGTTTTGGGAATTTTATTTCTCCTCATCCCCTTTGGTCTTATCCTCACCTCCTATACACTCATCATTCTTAGTGTTCTCCATGTAAATTCTTccaaggggaagagaaaagcCCTTACTACCTGCTCTTCCCATCTGGTGGTGGTGCTTCTGTACTTTTGTCCAACTGTGTTCATCTACATGATTCCCAGTTCCCTGCACACCTCAGAGCAGGACCAAATTCTTTCAATCTTCTATACCATCCTCACCCCGATGTTGAACCCCCTCATATACAGCCTAAGGAACAAGGATGTAGGAGAGGCTTTGAGGAGAGTTCTGTTCAAAAGCCTCATCACTAGATagaacaatgaaaatattttaaatcatatatgtatacatatatgcatatatatatgaatctTATATATAAGAATCTAATGGAAAATGGAAAGGGTGGTAAAATGCTTCTAAGCCCCTCAGGTATTCACTTTGTGTTCTACTAAAATTGTAATGCATCATGGGTGTGTGGAACCAGAATCTTCTGAGCCACCTGTAGCTCCAATTATAATCACTACTGGATACAGTGTCATAAAGTATGAACCATGGCTCCTTTCTGACTTGCAGTTAATGGAGTGAAGTGATAGGATAAATAGGTTCCAGGTTTAATTCTTCATGTGATTACTTTTGTCCCTGCTTCTTAAGAATGGTAAATAGAAACACATTCTCTTTCAAATATAAATGCATCACTTTTCCTTTATATCAGTACCATTATATCATATTAAATTAGGAcattatgaaaaatgtaaagaaacaaCGTTATTCAAGGTTGCATCAGAAACAACCATATTTTTATCTAGACTTTTGTCTGTGAATAAATTCCTCTTCTTTAGCttgagatttctttttatataattgtaACCATATTTGatgtttaattataaatatatacatatatatcacattttcacTTATGAACTTCTATCACTTCCATACTAAAATACACTCTCTAACTTGAACCCCATGCCCATATAACATTTCAATAATAAAGAGATATTTGAAAAGCACacctaaaattaagaaaataaaattagaacaaTTATTCCTCTTAAGTCAGTCTGGCGATTATGCTGATTTGTTTTAACCCAGCAGTACTCTTTCTGTGAAAGTAACCTAcagacataattttaaaaaagaaaagctttgtgttcaaagattttttttctgactaCTAATAACAGCAAAACTTCAGAAGCAATCTAAATATCCAATAGTAGGGGAATAAATAACTAACATGTCATTGtttttgatttgctaaagttgctggaatgcaatataccagacatAGGTTGgaaaacaatggggatttattaatttacaatttacagttcttagactatgaaaatgtccaaatcaaggcatcaacaggatgatacatgTTCTCTGGAGACAGGCTGCTGGCgtccggggctcctctgtcacatgcgaaggcacttggctggtgtctgctggtccttctctcctgggttttgttgctttcagcttctggcttcagtgaattcctctgtgttttctatggggcctctctcagcttctccagggctttttccATAAGCtcctcttaatttcatctctaagcttctctttgtgttttatcctcttataaaggactccaacaagAGGCTCAAGACCTACGGTGAATGAGACAGGTCACACCTCAAttgaataacctaatcaaaagaccccacccacaattggtctacacccacaggaacagattacaagaaaatgactttttctgggtacataacagattcaaactaccACATCATCTCAATGGACTGTTTTGTAATCATTAGAAAATCATAGTTTTGAAGATTATGTAGCATCATGGATGGGTGCTAGAGACTTGATTTTAATCTTTACTAGAGACCAGATTTTAACCTTTGCTGGAAACTTGATTTTAACCTTTGCTAGGGTGGGTCAAGAAGTTCCTTTACTCCAGGGCTAATTTAGATCTACTAACAAGGCTCAATGCTTCTTATGCCTCAACTGAAAATAAAAGTCACCCAACAAAGTCTCTCCACTCTAGGTGTTTAgaatgaagatatttccctaacaCATATGAGCTCTAAATCTCTTTAATCTGCATTTAGGTCTCTTGTAATTCTTTGCCCACTTGTAGAATTTCCCCTTTGCCTAACTGTGTCTACATGGCTGAGTAAtgagctgttctagtttgctaatgctgccagaatgcaaaacaccagagatggattggcttttataaaagggggtttatttggttacacagttacagtcttaaggccataaagtgtccaaggcaacacatcagcaattgggtaccttcactggaggatggccaatggtgtccggaaaacctctgttagctgggaaggcacgtggctggcgtctgctccaaagctctggtttcaaaatggctttctcccaggacgttgctctctaggctgcagttcctcaaaaatgtcattctcggttgcacttgggatatttgtcctctcttagcttctccggagcaagagcctgctttcaacagccgttttcaaactgtctctcatctgcagctcctgtgcattcttcagagtgtccctcttggctgtagctgctcttcaacacatcgctcacagctgcactgagttctctctgctcatttatatggctccactgatcaaggcccactgtgaatgggtggggccatgcctccgtggaagtatctcatcagagtatcacctacagttgggaggggtgcatttccatgcaaatctaataagcaccaaaacgtctgccccacaagactgcatcaaagaatatggctttttctgggagacaatacaaactggcacatgagCCAAACACTCAAATCTTATGAAGCTTCCTGGGGTTCTCTCCCTGCCTAGTTCTCCTTTCTGTGGTATCCTATCCCACAGATTCAGCCCTTCATCCTCACTCAATAGAGATTTCTGCCTCTTCAGCTCAGTGAGACTTCCATGTGCCCTTCGCTCCTCCTTCCACTCTCTAAAAAGTGCATTTAGGCTAAAAGTGGTGGTCACTGTTCGGCTAACCTTATTTCTGTTCCTCCCCTTAGGGATGACAGTCTTACTGCTTCTTGTCCAGTGTGTACATATAATGGTTTAATATGTTGGATCCAGTATTTCTAGTTGTTTTCAGTTGAAGGAAAATACTAACAACAGTCACACCAGAATGCTTAAActctctttattttaatttaaaatttaattgacAACAGACATTAATTTGTGAATGAAGCCACAGTCATTGGAAGAAAACTTTGGTGATTGGGAAAAACAATCTCCGAATGGAGGAGGCTAAAACTTAGGAACCATTAATAAAGACAcatgcaaaatttaaaatgtgtgtaCTGAAAAATGTAACATCTACAATACAAAACCCACCTTGGGGAATAGCACTAGTCACAGGTATCACAGAACTAATCTCTTCAAATGACATATAGGCTTAATtagtaagaaaataacaaaaattcataaaatgggcaaagatatgaataataatttcacagaaaaagaaatgccaatgtcatataaagaataagaaaagctGAACATTACTCACTCTTAATTGGaaaaaggcaaattttaaaaatgcagtttaatGCACATATATCTCATTAGCttaggaaaaatattaaagatggGTGAGCAGACATTTTCACCAAATGTGGGCATAAATTTAAATTGGAGCAGTTTTGTGAAGGTAATCATTGGCAAAGCAGAGAGAGGATAATAGTCATTTTTTTGTATGACAATTCCTTCATCTGTGAACATGTATGCTTAGAATACTGTCACTTACAGAGCATGATACAGTTGTATAGGCTTCAGATGTACAGTCCCACTTGATAttttataaagctacaataagaGGATTATAATAAAACTTTTATGTTCTAAAGTCTTTTCCTTGCAGAACATTATAGGAATTTTATATGCttgttacttttaaatatttggataAGTGAGGAGAGAAAGTCACTCATGAGTGAACCAAAGTAGAAAGGATGTCATCACTTTTGTCAatttctatggaaattaaagagagAATCTAGTTACCTCAAGGGAACTAGTGAAGAAGCCTCAAGAACAAAGACCttactctctgtctcttttaagaCAATGCCAGCTCAGTATTTCGTTAATGTCAAATTGATTAGGGAATAAAGGAACTtggtctaaaaatattttaactgataTGAATCTCctggttttattcttttattcatagTTCCttgcaattaatggaaacatcaaATTGTGTCTTTACAATAAGGAAGTTTCCCTTAAACACTCTTcataatttgtaaaatgaaactaTGAATAAACTAAGAATAACATTAATCTATTGAAAAATTGTTGCTTTGGGGTATAATTGCTTGATAATGCTTAAGTTTCCCCTTGCACTGGTAGTATTTGGTGAtgtagaataaattttaaaatatgcatgctTGACTTCTGCTCCTAAGATTATGGTAGATTATCATTCTGAACATATTTTTATCTGATGAgaacaaataaatttatatatatatatatatatatatgtatatatatatatatatatatatatgtatgtatactccttcacacacatgcatacacacatgcaaacacatttttttttctgtttatgcaTTACAGAGCTGACAGGTAAATAAATGCTGAATCTATGgagaagtaaagaaaatgaaagcacaaattttgaaatatacaGAGAAAGTTTCTACTATGATAGTACCTGGCAGCAACTTGGAAATCAagagaagtaaatatttttaaggctTTCCAAATCTTATTAAATAATACATCTTCATAAAGTTGAAATCTGAAAGGATGACACCATTACAAATGAGAAATAAGCCTAGCAACAAAATTTAACTATCAACCGTGTATTGGAGGTACTAACAActccaataagaaaaataaaaaagaaataaaagaataaaaacaaccttaatgtataaaaagaagaaagacataaaTCTGTTAATATCCTTGATCTTTAAGTTTTTC harbors:
- the LOC119519766 gene encoding olfactory receptor 2M2-like, whose product is MRRENVTSMVEFTLLGLFPGTRHIGFLICTIFLVYVVAITGNTTLVLLLSLDPRLHSPMYFLLSQLSFMDISLISTTVPKMLTNYFLGTSGISYSSCVTQVYFYSALGSSECILLTLMAYDRYIAICNPLRYMVIMNPKVCLQVAIVSWVGGAINSAGHTTYTMHFPRCGSREIQHFFCELPAVLKLSCEDTSPYERAVLVLGILFLLIPFGLILTSYTLIILSVLHVNSSKGKRKALTTCSSHLVVVLLYFCPTVFIYMIPSSLHTSEQDQILSIFYTILTPMLNPLIYSLRNKDVGEALRRVLFKSLITR